The Thalassomonas actiniarum genome contains the following window.
CCCGGAAAATCTTCATTCCATCGCTTAAGTTCTCCTTGTTATTTTCCGTGCCCCAAAAATGGCAAACTTCTCAAGTTTGTTGAAATAACCGCTGTCAAATACCTGCTACCGGGTTAAAACCATGCGGGTCCGTTTTAACCCTCTGGGTCAAATCATATCCCTTGTCTGCCCAAACAGCTGATATTGGTCGAGCCTTTAAGGCAACAAAAATGACACCGGTTTAGCTTTTGTCGGTAAATCAGTTGTGTATATTCATCTGGGGGAGCCTTTTTATTGTGGCACCTTCATTGCCTGAGTCTTATTTGGGCAATGAAGATAACCGTCTTTATTCGTAGCCACCGAAAAGGAGTAATTTTTATGTTGAACCTTAGAAAACCTCAAGCTCCCCCGACAAAAGAACAAGCAACGACCAATATGCTTAAACGTATGGGGGTGGCAAATCCACGGCCCCGTGATATGAATCGTAATGTTATGTTGTCTCAGATCGAAAACTTTAATAAAAGCGATCTGAGCCCGCTGGTGGATCAGCAGCGTTATATGGTTTCTCCCCACCGTGATGTCACGAACTTTATGGCAAATTCGCGCGGTATGGGGATACAGGCATTACGGGATGATCATCCTATGGTAAGGCCTATTTTTAAGGATGTAGAGCAACGTGATGCCTTTCATCAGTTAGCCAAACAGAAGTTAAATGCCCCGGGGTTTATGAATCCCACCGAGCAGAAAACTTATCAGCAACTGCGTGACTGGTCTCATCAAGATAATGCCATGATGGATTTTGGCAGTGTCGATACCAAGCGTTCCCATCCGGTGGTTTTTGTTCAGGGGCACGGCTCTCCCGGCGATAAGAAAATTTATTCGGATGCCGATGAGGCAACGTCAGCAAAATCCGTTGCCTCTATGCTGGATAAGATGGGGTTGCCCAGCGTGAGCCAGCTGCGCGCAAATTCCTGCTTTAGCGGAACGGAAACGGATTTATCGAATATGCAGAATGTACCGCAAAAGTTTCGTGAGCAAACCATAGAGCAAAGTGCCGGTAAATGGAGTAAAACCTTTGCCGGTTCTCTGGAGCAGGAGTTAAATCAACCCAGCTATAAAACTCAATACCTAAGAAATAAATCACAGGTCGATAAAGTGATGGACAGGCCCTTGGGTAAATGGGGCCAGGTAAAAGCCTTCTTCAATCCTGACAATCTCACCCAAGAGCGTAAAGAAGCGATTGATGCCATGGGCAAGCGTCATAACCGGGTTGTCGGTTACATGGGGCCGACAACACAGGGGGCGGTGATATCGAAAAAGCGCGAGCAGTTCGGGAAAATTGGCTATCAAAAACATACCGCGGTTGTCTTTGGTCCTAAAGATAATCGAAGTTATTATAAACATGGTGATGTTTCCCGTGTTGGCCCGAGTGTACCCGGGAAATAATTTATCGGGGCACTTAGTGAGAATCAAAAGCACAATGCAGGGGATAAGGAGTAATATCTTTAAGGCAATTGTTATGCTCCATCCCCTGAAATGGATTGCCCTGTCTTGTGAGTCTTTTGACTAAAATGGCATTATGGCCAGGTGGTTGTCGCTTATAAGTCTTAGACGGCGTTCTCATATTTTTTGAACGGCTTTTATGTTCAGTTTTTCAGAGTGTTCGAAGGTAATCTTGCTTAATGTGTTGAAATGACTATTCAAATCAGAGTAACTTAGGGTATAACCAGCCATGGAAACCTGTTTGGCCGGATGAAATTAAGCCTGTTATAACGAGAAGCGACCTTTGGTTATATAAAGCTTTGCAGGCTTGATATGTATATGTCACAAAACCCCTTTAAAGGGGGTTATATACCTACCTGTTTTGGAGTATTGAATGGAATTTAAAAACACTGCTGATAATTACGGAACAATAGCAAAATGGTTGCACTGGGGCACGGCGGTGTTATTTTTAGCTTCGTATATGAGCGTTTATTACCGTCATTGGTTTACCGAGGAGAAAACGCCGGAAAACTGGACCGCGTTGCAGTTGCACTTATCAGTCGGGGTGACGATTGCGGTAGTGGTTGCGCTGCGACTGGTCTGGCGCCTGACTAACCGGGTACCGGATTTAGAGCCGGGTTCTAAGCTGGAACACCTGGCAGCACATGCCGGTCATTATGCCTTATATGCCATTATGATCATTATGCCCATTACCGGCTATGTGGGTACCGGGGTCAATACCGAGTATTTCTTTCTATTCGATATCCCGAAATTTGAAGAGACCCCGTTATTTGTATCACTAGTCAGCGAAGGCCTGGGGTTAAGCTTTAAGGAATTTGAAGCGCCGATAGACTTCATCCATAAAGAGATATTGGGCGCCTGGCTGGTGTGGATGCTGATATTGGCACATGTGATGGCAGCCCTGTATCACCAGTTCGTTAAAAAAGATCGCACCCTTGCCAAAATGACCACCAACAAATAGATTGCCGGTTAAGATAAGAAAACCATAAATCCCGTGCCTTCATGTCTGAAGGAATAGTGTACAGCAAGCCGAGCTGCTTTTCAGTATAAGGGCGGTACGGGTAAGAGTTAAAAGAGATAAATTGAGGAAATGATAGATAAATTACGATTGCTGGCATTAAAAGTTCAATGGTTTAAAGGAGTTGCGCTTGTTATTGGCTTGGCATCTTTAGCCTTGATTGCTTATATCCTGATAGGTAATACCGGTACAAGCCAGTATGACTACCTGCATATTCCCAGTGTGATTGCGCTATTATGGTCGGCACTGATTTATTGGTTGTTGTATACCTTTCCCGGCGTACCGGACAAAGCCCCCGGGGAGCTGGGTTTTTTCAAAAGGCTTGCGATTAACTTTAAAAGGTTTTTATATTCTGTGCTGGCGATTGTCGCTTTTGCTACGACTGCCGGGATCCTGGTGTTAACCATCCGTGGCTTGAGTGTCTGGCTGCAAAGTTACGGCTGACAAAGCAGCCGCATCTATACCGGATGTAAGCCAGGTTAGGTTAACGGTTATTGGGCATCCACTTTTGTTTGCAGGTGGCTTTTTATATCGGCAATGCCAAACATGGTCAGTCCTTCGTTAGACAAAGTGAACTTGGCGGATTTGGTTTCGACGATAAGTTTTTTATCCCGTAATACCGTGATAGCGCCGCGGTGGGTATCAAATTCATCATCGCTGGGATCTGTTGTGAACAGGCTTTTAAAGTCTATGCGTTTGCCGGTCGGGAATTCTGCGGCCAGGTGCCTGAGGATTGCTACGGCTGATTTGTCGAATTTCTCTAAATTAATATCCATTTTCTTCCTCTTAAATCAAGTTGTTAGCTAGTTTAGCTTATCAGGGCCCGACTGGGAGTTCAATGAAACCTTTGTATAAAATATCAGCGAAAAGTGCTCTGGTATTTTCCCTTTTTTATTCTTGCACCGGATGTTGATTACGATCATAAGACAGCGATATATATTTCATTTGTGTATTCAAGATGTTGACGAAAGGTTAAGTGTTGGCTAATTTATATTCTGCTGTGTGAAATTTGTTCGGCAGCTGTTCATAAATTTAAAATAATAAGGATATATCGTGAAATTAAAACTGAATAAGAAAAAGTTAAAAAACCTATCACGAGACAATAAAGCTCTGCCGGCGGCAGTGACGCCTCAGGTTGGCGGTGCCGGTCCTATACCGACAGTAGTGGCTTGTGGCCCGAATACCGATGTATTTAACGGCTGTCCAACCAATAGCAGGTGTTTTTCGACTCCATGGGAAGCCTGTATAAATCCCGAAATGTAAACCAGGGCGATAGCTGGTTATTTTACGGTTGCCGATTTCCCCTTCGGCCGCCGTATTTAACTTGCCGTTTGTAAAAGTTCTTGATTAATAACGAATCCCTCTATATTGTACGCATCGCCACCCGGGAAGGGTGACTAAGTTGCTCACAGATAAGCGTTAAAATTTGCCCCCGTGCTGTTTTAAATAAAAGGGAAAAAAATGAAAAAAATGACAACTAACCTCCTGAAAATCTTACCTCTTTCTGCCTTGCTTGGCATTTCTTTTTCGGCCTTGTCCGCCGATTTTCGTTATGATGAAAAATTAGATCGGGCGGTTGAGGAACCTTACTTATTGGAATATCAGGGGCATACCTATATCCGTAAGGACAGTACT
Protein-coding sequences here:
- a CDS encoding cytochrome b, yielding MEFKNTADNYGTIAKWLHWGTAVLFLASYMSVYYRHWFTEEKTPENWTALQLHLSVGVTIAVVVALRLVWRLTNRVPDLEPGSKLEHLAAHAGHYALYAIMIIMPITGYVGTGVNTEYFFLFDIPKFEETPLFVSLVSEGLGLSFKEFEAPIDFIHKEILGAWLVWMLILAHVMAALYHQFVKKDRTLAKMTTNK